Proteins from a genomic interval of Zingiber officinale cultivar Zhangliang chromosome 1B, Zo_v1.1, whole genome shotgun sequence:
- the LOC122042091 gene encoding glutathione S-transferase T3-like, with the protein MPSAVHGYGTPHTTGMSFTPSISNEHATSTFVLETQLSDCESPIEVVNLEKAISNAEGTRKRSSWTKVKDEVLARSFVTISDDPIIGNDQKADTFWGRVASYYNENLPLGSNTRSANVIRDEDILRFAYEKYLSENNGVAFNLEHVWRIVKDRPMFTSQSADHFVATKKTRTSESGASNTSSNQDVSIDLDYEDTRPMR; encoded by the exons ATGCCGTCGGCTGTTCATGGATATGGTACCCCGCATACAACAGGTATGTCTTTCACTCCTTCGATATCAAATGAACATGCAACTTCGACTTTTGTCCTGGAGACTCAACTTTCCGACTGTGAATCCCCAATTGAGGTGGTTAATTTAGAAAAGGCGATTTCAAATGCTGAGGGTACAAGAAAGCGTTCAAGTTGGACAAAGGTTAAAGACGAGGTCTTAGCGAGAAGTTTTGTCACTATCAGTGATGATCCAATAATCGGAAATGATCAAAAGGCGGATACTTTTTGGGGACGGGTTGCAAGCTACTACAATGAGAATCTTCCCCTAGGTTCAAACACCAGAAGTGCAAATGTTATACG TGATGAAGATATATTGAGGTTTGCGTACGAAAAATATCTATCCGAAAACAATGGTGTTGCATTCAATCTCGAACATGTGTGGAGAATTGTCAAAGACCGTCCAATGTTTACTTCACAGTCCGCTGATCACTTTGTAGCGACAAAGAAGACGAGGACCTCAGAGTCTGGAGCAAGCAACACCTCCTCCAACCAAGATGTGAGTATAGACCTGGATTATGAAGATACTCGTCCAATGAGGTAA